Proteins from one Armatimonadota bacterium genomic window:
- a CDS encoding sugar phosphate isomerase/epimerase produces MRLGMVTYQVAKDWDLDTLIDMCRKTGFEGCELRTTHAHGVELSLSQDERAAVKTKFQESGVVLFGFGTTCEYHTADPDELRRQIDETKEWVKLAKDTGAVGVKVRPNGFPEGKSEQETLEQIGMALKECGQFAEEYGVEIWLEVHGRGTCHPPHIKTIMDVCDHPLVGVCWNCNQSDIVNKSVETYLRPLVAKVRECHIHDLYEDYPYREMIRILRESGFTGFCNIEMPESCEPERLLKYYNLLWREWTR; encoded by the coding sequence ATGAGACTGGGAATGGTCACTTACCAGGTCGCCAAGGACTGGGACCTTGACACGCTGATCGACATGTGCCGCAAGACGGGGTTCGAGGGCTGCGAACTGCGGACGACCCACGCCCACGGGGTGGAGCTATCTCTGTCACAGGATGAGCGGGCAGCAGTGAAAACCAAGTTCCAGGAGAGCGGCGTGGTGCTCTTCGGCTTCGGAACGACCTGCGAGTATCACACGGCCGATCCGGATGAACTCCGGCGGCAAATCGACGAGACGAAGGAGTGGGTGAAACTCGCAAAGGACACGGGGGCAGTGGGGGTCAAGGTAAGACCCAATGGTTTCCCCGAAGGCAAGAGCGAGCAGGAGACGCTGGAACAGATCGGGATGGCGCTCAAGGAGTGCGGCCAGTTCGCTGAAGAATACGGGGTGGAGATCTGGCTGGAAGTTCACGGCCGGGGCACTTGTCACCCGCCGCACATCAAGACCATCATGGACGTGTGCGACCATCCGCTGGTGGGTGTCTGCTGGAACTGCAACCAGTCAGACATCGTGAACAAGTCCGTGGAAACATACCTGCGGCCGCTGGTGGCGAAGGTCCGCGAGTGCCATATTCACGATCTGTATGAGGACTACCCTTACCGGGAGATGATCCGGATCCTGCGGGAGTCGGGCTTCACGGGTTTCTGCAACATCGAGATGCCCGAAAGCTGTGAGCCCGAGCGGCTGCTAAAGTACTACAACCTGCTCTGGCGCGAGTGGACCCGATAG
- a CDS encoding formylglycine-generating enzyme family protein, which produces MAGDEYGRAASMAEYGLELIAVPAGEFTMGTEVSAVRDCATARLGVDHVEARERPAHTVRLGAFLIGRFPVTVGQYAAFLAESGYVPDGLPAARFGAFDERLPACHVSWNDANAFCEWLSLAVGRTYRLPTEAEWERAARGDDGRRYPWGDAAPYADEKRPSDFAQGFQRVFPWRKTVRANCRRCNCGRQFGNPTPVGSFPDGASPWGCQDMLGNVWEWCADWFAPDYYSRSPVDDPRGPETGRSKVIRGGAWDTPADTIRAALRMYDRPWGIPFFPCGFRVACEPG; this is translated from the coding sequence ATGGCGGGCGACGAGTACGGTCGAGCGGCGTCCATGGCGGAGTACGGGCTGGAACTGATCGCGGTTCCGGCCGGGGAGTTTACCATGGGCACGGAGGTGTCCGCCGTTCGCGATTGCGCCACGGCCCGGCTCGGTGTGGACCACGTCGAGGCCAGAGAACGCCCGGCGCATACGGTGCGTCTCGGAGCCTTCCTGATTGGTCGATTCCCGGTGACGGTGGGACAGTATGCCGCGTTTCTCGCTGAGAGCGGCTATGTGCCGGACGGTCTACCCGCAGCGAGATTTGGCGCTTTCGATGAGCGCCTGCCTGCATGTCACGTGTCCTGGAACGATGCCAATGCTTTCTGCGAGTGGCTTTCCCTCGCGGTCGGGCGGACCTACCGGCTGCCGACCGAGGCCGAGTGGGAAAGAGCAGCCCGGGGTGACGATGGCAGGCGCTACCCGTGGGGAGATGCCGCGCCGTACGCAGACGAGAAGAGGCCGTCCGACTTCGCGCAAGGTTTCCAGCGCGTCTTCCCGTGGCGCAAGACGGTGCGGGCGAATTGCCGCCGCTGCAACTGTGGCCGACAGTTCGGCAACCCCACTCCGGTGGGCAGTTTTCCCGATGGTGCGAGCCCGTGGGGTTGCCAGGATATGCTGGGAAATGTCTGGGAATGGTGCGCGGACTGGTTCGCGCCAGACTATTACAGTCGATCCCCCGTGGATGACCCGAGGGGCCCGGAGACCGGTCGCAGCAAGGTGATCCGGGGCGGCGCATGGGATACGCCGGCAGACACGATCCGCGCCGCGCTGCGCATGTATGATCGCCCCTGGGGCATCCCCTTCTTCCCCTGCGGCTTTCGGGTGGCGTGCGAGCCGGGTTAG
- a CDS encoding sugar phosphate isomerase/epimerase: MTGLSESNRARGRDGGGWAKRLGLSSLAASSCVSSPGNDVYKGLEIIAQAGFTHVEYSDQSRPSFLDSPDDELERIRACADSLGLVLWSAHSPSAMVDLADPDPAKRAEAFDVHCRCLEGLAALGIPHFVVHQVSTAENDPEERLRVGLDAVMRLRFVAQDFGIRLLVENFTIFDPEDLLDFVDLAGEDGLGIVLDTGHEWQMGRDPAEGIRMSGPQLRSVHLHDNHGEGSIDEHLPPGMGTTNWPAVLDALDEVGYAGPLMMEVIPHVEATKGMSPEELTNACYENMLRILAETGRAD, encoded by the coding sequence TTGACTGGATTATCGGAGAGTAACCGGGCCCGCGGCAGGGACGGCGGCGGCTGGGCTAAGCGCCTGGGACTGTCTTCCCTTGCGGCCTCAAGCTGTGTGTCCTCGCCGGGCAATGATGTGTACAAGGGTTTGGAGATTATCGCGCAGGCCGGGTTCACCCATGTCGAGTACAGCGACCAGTCAAGGCCGTCGTTCCTCGATTCGCCGGACGATGAACTGGAGCGGATCCGGGCCTGCGCGGACAGTCTCGGGCTGGTCCTGTGGTCGGCACACTCGCCTTCAGCGATGGTGGACCTGGCGGACCCCGACCCGGCAAAGCGCGCGGAGGCGTTCGATGTGCACTGTCGCTGCCTGGAGGGCCTCGCGGCGCTGGGAATCCCGCATTTCGTGGTTCACCAGGTGTCAACCGCCGAGAATGACCCCGAGGAGCGACTGCGGGTAGGGCTCGATGCAGTGATGCGCCTGAGATTCGTGGCACAGGATTTCGGAATACGCCTGCTGGTGGAGAACTTCACGATCTTCGACCCCGAGGATCTGCTGGATTTTGTTGATCTGGCCGGGGAGGACGGGCTGGGGATCGTGCTGGACACCGGGCACGAGTGGCAGATGGGCAGGGATCCAGCGGAGGGCATCCGCATGTCGGGGCCGCAACTGCGCAGCGTACACCTGCACGACAATCATGGCGAGGGGAGCATCGACGAGCATCTTCCGCCTGGAATGGGCACGACGAACTGGCCGGCCGTGCTGGACGCACTCGACGAGGTGGGCTACGCGGGCCCGCTGATGATGGAAGTGATCCCCCACGTCGAGGCTACGAAGGGCATGTCACCGGAGGAGCTCACCAATGCCTGCTACGAGAACATGCTAAGAATCTTGGCGGAGACAGGTCGCGCGGACTGA
- a CDS encoding TldD/PmbA family protein, producing MREIIEDVLKLAKSLGAEFADLRVTEGTGTSISVQDGIADRVNTGHASGAGVRVLVDGAWGFAPTNNATAEEMKRCVRDAVSMAKAASADVSDPGMVCDIEPIEDHVEAEFEVDPRDIPLSQRVQTVYELERAARETDRRIVNTIASYRDSAGTSIIANTAGTYITGTAVRCGLNIHVTALDGDVRQSASKHQSNSLGYEMIQAIDPQTFAVATAQKALALLSAKRAPAGKFDVIIDPLICGLLVHEAFGHNCEADAVWSGNSILRGKEGQQVAARGVSIYDDPTLPKLNGSFSYDHEGTPAKRHVLVEDGILQGYMHSLETAARFGVRPEGSCRCQGHNYGPIVRMSNTLIAAGDCSFEDMLADTKSGLYLAGGHWGYVFTARGQFTCNVENAWAIENGKLGQHYRNVCISGLTLETLSKVTAVGDDVRFELGGTCGKNGQGVPVDSGGPHLRISDVVVGGQE from the coding sequence ATGCGAGAGATCATCGAGGATGTCCTGAAGCTCGCCAAATCACTGGGAGCGGAGTTCGCGGACCTTCGCGTCACCGAAGGCACCGGCACCAGCATTTCGGTTCAGGACGGCATCGCCGACCGTGTGAACACCGGCCATGCCTCCGGCGCCGGGGTGCGCGTACTCGTCGATGGCGCCTGGGGTTTTGCGCCCACTAACAACGCCACTGCGGAAGAGATGAAGCGCTGTGTCCGGGATGCAGTCAGCATGGCGAAAGCCGCAAGCGCCGACGTCTCCGACCCGGGCATGGTCTGCGACATCGAGCCCATCGAAGACCACGTCGAAGCCGAGTTCGAGGTGGATCCGCGTGATATCCCGCTAAGCCAACGAGTGCAGACCGTTTATGAACTGGAGCGCGCTGCCCGTGAGACTGACCGCCGCATTGTGAACACGATAGCCAGCTACCGCGACTCTGCCGGGACCAGCATCATCGCCAACACGGCGGGAACATACATTACCGGCACCGCCGTGCGCTGTGGGCTGAACATTCACGTCACTGCTTTGGACGGGGATGTGCGCCAGTCCGCCTCGAAGCACCAGTCCAACTCCCTGGGCTATGAGATGATCCAGGCCATCGATCCGCAGACCTTCGCCGTCGCCACCGCCCAGAAGGCCTTGGCGCTCCTGTCGGCCAAACGCGCACCCGCAGGCAAGTTCGATGTCATCATCGACCCGCTCATCTGCGGCCTGCTTGTCCACGAGGCCTTTGGGCACAACTGCGAGGCCGACGCAGTCTGGTCCGGCAACTCAATCCTGCGCGGCAAGGAAGGACAGCAGGTCGCGGCGCGAGGCGTGAGCATCTACGACGACCCTACGCTACCGAAGCTCAATGGCTCCTTCTCGTATGATCACGAGGGCACTCCTGCGAAGCGCCACGTGCTCGTCGAGGACGGCATCCTGCAGGGCTACATGCACAGCCTGGAGACCGCAGCACGCTTCGGTGTCCGGCCTGAGGGCAGTTGTCGTTGCCAGGGCCACAACTACGGCCCTATTGTGCGCATGAGCAACACCCTCATCGCCGCGGGTGACTGTTCCTTCGAGGACATGCTCGCCGACACCAAGTCGGGTCTTTACCTCGCGGGGGGCCACTGGGGATACGTCTTCACAGCGCGCGGCCAGTTCACCTGCAACGTCGAGAACGCCTGGGCCATCGAGAACGGCAAGCTCGGCCAGCATTACCGCAATGTCTGTATTTCCGGGCTAACCCTCGAAACCCTTTCCAAGGTCACCGCCGTGGGCGATGATGTGCGATTCGAGCTGGGAGGCACTTGCGGGAAGAACGGACAGGGCGTGCCTGTGGATTCAGGCGGACCGCATCTGAGAATAAGCGACGTCGTCGTGGGCGGTCAGGAGTAG
- a CDS encoding TldD/PmbA family protein — MPDLLDIAQLAVQAAMQNGAEFADASVGSGISVGVDLENSSLKECEVVRDYGIGVRAFYRGGMGTATTTSLSEEAARTVGRQAAEMAKATHGDPDFVCLPDPQPWEEVPGRWDDAVAGLPVDVVVQWCRAGIEEAREVAPEVALEGGAGLDYGEKAIASSTGVAYSTRGTSVDINFFAVVQRGDDVGAYFEFDAARRLEDFKPEGVARIATETALRFLGSRQIAKARMPLVLGPMAVSGLIGAVIGASNAESVQRRRSFMVNRAGTRIAAPCLTVREEPFIPGGLSSTGIDGEGVPKRARALIDNGVLTTYLHNSYTSNKAGVENTAHARRSGSSAGVGIGPSNLHIMPGSRTEKELIADIEDGLYIDYGGLQPDSTTGDISATVDFGFKIENGEIAYPVSTTMVGTDVFEMLGNIDAVSSDYREEPGSITPSLRIRDIMIIGGA, encoded by the coding sequence ATGCCGGACTTACTTGATATCGCCCAACTGGCTGTCCAGGCCGCCATGCAAAACGGCGCGGAGTTCGCCGATGCATCTGTGGGTTCGGGCATCAGCGTGGGTGTGGACCTCGAGAACTCCAGTCTCAAGGAGTGCGAGGTCGTGCGTGACTACGGAATCGGCGTCCGCGCCTTCTATCGTGGCGGAATGGGCACAGCAACCACCACCAGCCTCAGCGAGGAAGCGGCTCGAACCGTGGGCCGACAGGCGGCTGAGATGGCGAAAGCCACCCACGGCGACCCCGATTTCGTCTGCCTGCCCGACCCTCAGCCCTGGGAGGAAGTCCCCGGCCGATGGGACGATGCTGTTGCAGGCTTGCCGGTTGACGTTGTGGTCCAATGGTGCCGCGCGGGAATCGAAGAGGCTCGCGAGGTCGCGCCCGAAGTGGCCCTTGAAGGCGGTGCGGGCCTGGACTACGGCGAGAAGGCTATCGCCAGTTCCACCGGAGTCGCCTACAGCACCCGGGGCACCAGCGTCGATATCAACTTCTTCGCCGTGGTCCAGCGCGGGGACGATGTCGGTGCGTACTTCGAGTTCGACGCCGCGCGGCGGCTGGAAGACTTCAAGCCCGAGGGTGTCGCGCGCATCGCTACTGAGACCGCGCTGCGTTTCCTGGGATCCAGGCAGATCGCCAAGGCGCGCATGCCCCTTGTCCTCGGGCCAATGGCCGTCTCCGGGCTCATCGGAGCGGTCATCGGGGCCAGTAATGCCGAAAGCGTACAGCGCCGGCGCTCCTTCATGGTCAACCGCGCCGGGACGCGGATCGCCGCGCCCTGCCTCACTGTCCGCGAGGAGCCCTTTATTCCCGGCGGCCTGAGCTCTACAGGGATCGACGGCGAGGGCGTGCCGAAGAGAGCACGTGCCCTCATCGACAACGGCGTCCTCACCACCTACCTGCATAACTCTTACACGTCCAACAAGGCAGGCGTCGAAAACACCGCTCATGCGCGGCGCAGCGGCTCCTCAGCGGGAGTGGGCATCGGCCCGTCGAACCTGCACATCATGCCCGGCAGCCGCACCGAAAAGGAGCTCATCGCCGACATCGAGGACGGTCTTTACATCGACTACGGCGGCCTGCAGCCCGACAGCACTACCGGCGATATCTCCGCCACGGTGGACTTCGGCTTCAAGATTGAGAACGGGGAGATCGCCTACCCGGTGTCCACCACTATGGTGGGCACTGACGTTTTCGAGATGCTGGGCAACATTGACGCCGTCTCCAGCGACTACCGCGAAGAGCCGGGCAGCATCACTCCGAGCCTGCGCATCCGCGACATCATGATCATCGGCGGGGCCTGA
- a CDS encoding NADH:flavin oxidoreductase, with product MPGADSYPVLSGPANIAGLDLRNRVVMPPMASAMEVGSPQFESWYEARAEGGVGLIIMEALWVERLADPDYADRLAGTVERIHRHGIPVVVQLFQPSRAANGDPFAPSATPDARAATEDELAAMPDTYAKAAARCQAVGFDGVEPHGAHGFFLNQMFSAQQNRRSDRYGGSLENRMRLGIEIASAIRAEVGKSYPVFWRHTMQQAEGYSLDDSIDFLGALLQAGVNVLDISPSTTDRPPQSRFSTADGSVGPAEGCDLADPIHCNLAALARKTLGAPVIAVGGMEDPARAEAALVSGKCDLCAVGRQLIADSDWPRKVFEGREREIIACTKCDAMCFGNLRKGIPIGCTQNPRSGREYLQRR from the coding sequence ATGCCCGGCGCCGACAGCTACCCCGTGCTCAGCGGACCCGCGAACATCGCCGGTCTCGACCTGCGCAATCGCGTGGTCATGCCCCCGATGGCTTCAGCAATGGAGGTCGGTTCGCCCCAGTTTGAGTCGTGGTATGAGGCCCGCGCCGAAGGTGGCGTGGGCCTCATCATTATGGAGGCCCTCTGGGTAGAGCGTCTCGCGGACCCCGACTATGCCGACCGCCTCGCCGGCACCGTCGAGCGCATCCATCGTCACGGGATCCCCGTAGTGGTCCAGCTCTTCCAGCCTTCCCGGGCTGCTAACGGCGACCCCTTCGCCCCAAGCGCCACCCCCGATGCGAGGGCGGCCACCGAAGACGAACTCGCCGCAATGCCCGACACCTACGCCAAGGCCGCCGCAAGGTGCCAGGCAGTGGGCTTCGACGGAGTGGAACCCCACGGAGCACACGGTTTCTTCCTGAACCAGATGTTCAGCGCTCAGCAAAACCGGCGGAGCGATCGCTACGGGGGAAGCCTGGAGAACCGCATGCGGCTGGGGATCGAGATCGCGTCCGCAATCCGTGCGGAGGTGGGGAAGAGCTACCCCGTCTTCTGGCGCCACACTATGCAGCAGGCCGAAGGGTATTCCCTGGATGACAGCATCGACTTCCTGGGCGCCCTGCTGCAGGCCGGCGTCAACGTGCTGGACATCTCGCCCTCAACCACCGACCGCCCGCCCCAGAGCAGATTCAGTACCGCGGATGGATCCGTCGGTCCGGCCGAAGGATGCGATCTGGCTGACCCGATCCACTGCAATCTCGCGGCTCTGGCGCGCAAGACGCTGGGCGCTCCCGTCATCGCGGTGGGCGGAATGGAGGACCCCGCCCGTGCCGAAGCCGCCCTGGTCTCCGGCAAGTGCGATCTCTGCGCCGTGGGCAGACAGCTGATCGCCGATTCCGACTGGCCGCGCAAGGTGTTTGAAGGACGTGAGCGCGAGATCATCGCGTGCACCAAATGCGATGCCATGTGCTTCGGCAATCTTCGCAAAGGCATCCCCATCGGCTGCACTCAGAACCCGCGCTCGGGCCGCGAATACCTCCAGCGGCGCTGA